AACCTGCATCTCACATGTCATCCACGTGTCTTTTCGAGGGCGATTATCCCTCGCCCGTGATGTGATCAGTGTCACTTTTTCTCTGTCTTTTTTCCCCGGACCGCCTCCTTTTTCACTGTCACGCGCTCTTTTTTGATCCCCTCCTTGGCAAGAAAGGTCGCCACCGCGTCCGACACCTGCGCACCAACGCCGAGCCAGTAGAGCGCCCGCTCCCTGTTTATGCTGAAATTCTTGCCT
This window of the Candidatus Auribacterota bacterium genome carries:
- the rpsP gene encoding 30S ribosomal protein S16; the encoded protein is MAVIIRMRRMGRKNQPHFRIVATDVRSPRDGRFIELLGTYDPLREGKNFSINRERALYWLGVGAQVSDAVATFLAKEGIKKERVTVKKEAVRGKKTEKK